Part of the Triticum aestivum cultivar Chinese Spring chromosome 4D, IWGSC CS RefSeq v2.1, whole genome shotgun sequence genome is shown below.
gagagagtgaagagtgtgtggtgggggggaggggggcccagccaagtggctggataagtcacagtgcagcgcctagcggctaggcgctgcacattacatgtgcggcgcctagctcggaggcgttgcactaatgggtgcgggcccatgggctgccacggtggacagaggtgcaacgccccggagctaggcgctgcaccgtagggtgtggcgccggcgtggcgggcgctacacaaaagggtcaggggtgtgaaatagtttcgcacccagttcattctgtgaatttatttcgtttccaggtcaaaattgtcaaatttgcctctGTCTGTCCATTGGGAGGATGGATGGGTGACTGCGCCGGCTTGGGGTGGACATCCCCCTCTTGCTGCTTTGTCGGTGGTCACCACCGTGATGACATGTCAGCACCCATGTTCATGTTGCTCTGCCGCTGGCACCTCTAGGAGCACAAGAACAATGTCGTTTTCAACTCGGCAGTGTTTTGTTAAAGAAAACTCGCAAGTGCCTTCACTTCACCTTTTGCCAACCGCGTCTACCACGCGGTGTTAGCACGACGATCTCAGCTTGGTTGTGCCTTCGTTCCCGCGTTTTAAGAAGCTCCGCCTGCATGACATGAGCACACGATCCTCATGCAATCACGACCGCCGCACGCCGTTCCTACGGAGGCAGATACATTGTGATATGCATAAATGATGTCCCCCTACACACCGCCCACCTCAAGTGGGGATGACAGGGAGAATGGGGAAAAAAGATGCCCCACTGACAAGTGATTCTCACGATTTGGAGGCAGCCAATATGTCGACTTTGACCTTGCGCATCACCTCATCAGCCTTCATATGCATATGTACTGCGCTCCGTATGCGTTATATAGGCCGCCAATATTGCGACTTTGATAGGGTTGCTCAAAGTGAGAGAATTTACCCGGGTTGAAATCGATACACCGTAGACGCAGTGTTTAATACTACTTGCCAATTACATTACATCTGTAAATATAGGTGTTCAGGCTTCAAACATCAAAGGAGACGGATCACTAATGCAATCGTCAGGTTTGCAAAACAGCAGGCAGGGGGTAAAGATGACCCGCCGTTCCTACTCTAGTATGATGAACTAAGATATGTAGTTTACTCAAGGCATAGCATTAAACGAAAAATAAACAGTGTCAGTGGAAAATGCATCTCCTGCTATCTGATTGTGAAGCTCTTGAGTATCACATCAACGATCATGAATTCATCGAGTCTGGGAGCTGCTGCTGAAACAGAATTGGTCAGTACAGCAAGCTTGGGTTTTCGCCAGACAAGAATGCGGGCAAATTCACAATACCTGGGTGACTAGGTAAGGAGTGAGACTTTGAACCCCAGCTGACTTAGCCAAACATGCGTGGTGTTAGGCCCTGGGTGACTTCTCaattaaagcaaaaatattcaggtGCCAGTTTGCTGTCAAAGAAAATGCAGAAGGATATTGTTTTTTTTAACCTTTGAAGGATACtgctggtgttgttgttgttcaaaGTATTACTTGTGGGGAATCAGTAGACCATGTAATTCTCAACTTGTTCAGATGACTGCAATTGAGCGTTTTGCATTGCAACATTGTGGCATTGTCATGCATATAATGCCAATGGTCCTTGAAAATCTGGTATGGAGAGGTTTACTGACTTGGTTTTAATATATAAACAGTACTGCCAAACTGAAATAGCCATGCTTAGTCAAATTTCTCAGACTTGTACAAATATTGGCTATATTATCTGCTAAGAGGTCCACAGATGCAAGAAACACAAATTAGTGTAAATTGCTTACTGTTTGTGTTTGTAGTGCTTGTCTACGAAACCTGATGTATCAGACCAACAAGAAACTGACACGATCCATCATCTCTTTCTGTTCCGCTTTTAGCCAAGGATGTCCTATATTGCATGCCAACAAAGCATGTTTATTACAAGGGTGCTCCTGTAAGCAGCATGTACAGTCTTTCTAACTGAACCACTGCCAAGCCTCAGACATCACTGTTCGAGGAAGACCCTGCATACAGATGTGACTGAAATCCATATTAAGCAACTTATGTTTGTTTTTCTTGTGGAATTGGGTCCATATGCCCTGATGGTAGACTGCCTCAAAATCACCGAATCACATCACATCTGGCCATCAAGTGCATTTGGTATCAAGGTTGCAAATTTGAGGTCCTGACATCCAAATGTGCATGGACACTTCAAATCTTTAATGTCCACCATAAATGAATGCAGCAGAGAAGCAAGGATGCTCTACCAATAATCATTGCATGAACACTGGCCTCCCTCGAAATGATGAAATCGAGTTCTGTCTCTTACAATCACTAATCGGTTATAAACACCAGAAAATACCTTTGTGAAATTGTGGCAATCTACACAAACACGAAGATTCTTTGCCAGGCGTATTGGTCTACGTTGTGGCATCACAAGAAGAGCAAAAGCGATTGCTAGCTTTTCACTGTGATAGGTCAGGGCACATTCCTTCCCCTCTGAATCCAAATCATGCAACTCAGATGACACATTTGGAACATAACCAGCAATTCTCAAATGCCTGTTTATCTCATCAAGCTTCCCGTAAATCTCAGCCTTCCTTGGATGTGAATCATCATCTGCAATAAACTCATGGAGCTCACCGTTAAGCTCTACTGTTGTgcagccaggagtagtttggattCCATTTTCCTTCATCAACTTCCTAACTTCCGCCACCTTTATCCAATCCCCAACCGCCGCATAGGTATTTAACAGGAGAACATAATCTCCAGCTTGCTGCGCTTTCAGTTCAATTAGATGACTAATGACCTTCTCTCCAAGATCAACATGACCATGAACTCGGCATGCACCAAGAAGAGTTCGCCAAATCGTTGCATCAGGTGCAACCTTCATCTCTTCAACCACAAGATGGTATGCCTCATCAAGCAACCCAGCACGGCCCATTAGATCAACAATGCATCCATAATGGCGAACATTTGGCATCATCTGATACTCACGGAGCATCATATCAAAAAACCTGAAACCCTCATCAACCAGCCCACTATGGCTGCACGCAGAGAGCACACCAGTAAAAGTCTGCGCATCAGGAGCAACACCTGATCTACTCATTTCCTCAAATGCCGAGATAGCATCCTCCCCGAAGCCATTGGCTGCAAATCCAGAGATCATCGCACTCCATGTGACCACACTCTTCCGAGGAGTCTCACAGAAAACCTGGTACGCCTTCTCCACACACCCGCACCTCGTGTACATCGTGATCAATGAGTTGCGCACCTTCAGCTCGCCACCATAACCATGTTCCACCGCGTACTCCCAGACCTTCTCCCCGAAGTCGAGCGCGCCCAGGCTCGTGCATGCCTGGAGGAGTAGAATGCAGGTCACCTCATCCGGCCCCGCCTCACCATCACCTTTCCTCATCTCATCGAAGAGCCTCAGCGTATCCTTCGTCCTCTTATTCCTCGCATAGCAAGTGATCAGAACATTCCACGCGACGGCGTCCTTGACAAGCATTTCGTCAAACACCTTACGCGCGCTGTCCCCGGCACCACAGGTAGCATAGGACCGCATCAACGAGGTGGCCAGGAGGGCGTCGCGGAGGTGGCCCTCGGTCACGACGTTGGCGTGCAGCTGGCGCGCGTGGGCGAGGGTGCGGCAGGGCTTGAGGATGATGGCCAGGGAGAAGGCGTTcccgcggcgcccgaggccgcgcATGCGGCGGAGGAAGCCGAGGGCGCTGGGCTCCGGGAGGGAGCAGAGGATGGAGTTGCAGCAGAAGGTGGAGGGGACGGAGGCCGGGgtgaggtggtggtggaggacggcgagcGCGCGATGGGGCGGGAGGGAGGCGGCCGCGAGGGAAAGgaaggccgaggcggcggcgggtgcgagGGGGAGGACGCCGGTGCGGAGCAGGTGCGCGTGGAGCTGGAGGAAGCGGCGTACGGGGAGAGGCGATGTCGAGgcgaggagcgcggcggcggcggcggcggagggggagggggaggggacggggcgGAGGGCGCGCGACAGACGCG
Proteins encoded:
- the LOC123096614 gene encoding pentatricopeptide repeat-containing protein At3g47530; protein product: MALAPRLSRALRPVPSPSPSAAAAAALLASTSPLPVRRFLQLHAHLLRTGVLPLAPAAASAFLSLAAASLPPHRALAVLHHHLTPASVPSTFCCNSILCSLPEPSALGFLRRMRGLGRRGNAFSLAIILKPCRTLAHARQLHANVVTEGHLRDALLATSLMRSYATCGAGDSARKVFDEMLVKDAVAWNVLITCYARNKRTKDTLRLFDEMRKGDGEAGPDEVTCILLLQACTSLGALDFGEKVWEYAVEHGYGGELKVRNSLITMYTRCGCVEKAYQVFCETPRKSVVTWSAMISGFAANGFGEDAISAFEEMSRSGVAPDAQTFTGVLSACSHSGLVDEGFRFFDMMLREYQMMPNVRHYGCIVDLMGRAGLLDEAYHLVVEEMKVAPDATIWRTLLGACRVHGHVDLGEKVISHLIELKAQQAGDYVLLLNTYAAVGDWIKVAEVRKLMKENGIQTTPGCTTVELNGELHEFIADDDSHPRKAEIYGKLDEINRHLRIAGYVPNVSSELHDLDSEGKECALTYHSEKLAIAFALLVMPQRRPIRLAKNLRVCVDCHNFTKVFSGVYNRLVIVRDRTRFHHFEGGQCSCNDYW